The Xyrauchen texanus isolate HMW12.3.18 chromosome 38, RBS_HiC_50CHRs, whole genome shotgun sequence genome window below encodes:
- the alp3 gene encoding alkaline phosphatase, tissue-nonspecific isozyme → MAVMRLSTISVWLLVVSVTSASVEEENPEFWRSSAQNTLRSALDRKLNTNVARNIVLFLGDGMGVTTITAARILKGQLQNRTGEETVMNMDTFPFVGLAKVYSVDFQIPDSAATATAYLCGVKTNLNTVGLSAAARNGVCRSQKGNEVTSILKWAKDAGKSVGIVTTTRVQHATPAATYAHSASRTWYSDDDLPASAITEGCTDIASQLLRNTDIDVIIGGGRKYMTPKGFPDPEYPTDLSAQGQRKDQRNLIDEWTAMKEGKVARYVWNKTDFDAVDPEKTDYLMALFEPGDLRFDAERDHRMDPSIAETTEKAVQILKKNPKGFFLLVEGGRIDQGHHSSRASMALHEAVALDNAVARALELTNEEETLTIVTADHSHAFTFNGYPFRGNSILGKSPIFGLDFLPFTTLMYGNGPGHKIENNKRPDIRKVDTTNKDYVQQSAAPMESETHGGEDVALLARGPMAHLFQGVYEQSYIAHAMAYAACVGANQQHCAATAAPDVTRLITTDPGSSAPDTPLCTMTTVMLSALLTVLFQ, encoded by the exons ATGGCGGTCATGCGACTCTCCACCATCAGTGTTTGGTTGCTCGTGGTGTCCGTGACCTCGGCCTCAG TTGAGGAGGAGAACCCCGAGTTCTGGAGGAGTTCAGCTCAGAATACGTTGCGTTCTGCTCTGGACAGGAAACTCAACACTAATGTGGCCAGAAACATCGTGCTGTTCCTGGGAGACG GTATGGGTGTGACCACCATCACGGCCGCCCGGATACTGAAGGGTCAGTTGCAGAACCGCACAGGAGAGGAGACTGTCATGAATATGGACACATTCCCGTTTGTGGGACTTGCAAAG gtgtactctgtggattttcagattcctgaCAGTGCAGCGACGGCTACAGCGTATCTGTGTGGAGTCAAAACTAATCTGAACACGGTTGGTTTGAGTGCAGCCGCTCGCAACGGTGTCTGTCGCTCACAGAAGGGCAACGAGGTCACGTCCATCCTCAAATGGGCTAAAGATGCAG GCAAGTCTGTTGGCATAGTGACGACAACGCGCGTTCAGCACGCCACCCCTGCTGCTACATATGCCCACAGCGCCAGCCGAACCTGGTACAGTGACGACGATCTACCAGCGTCTGCCATCACAGAGGGATGTACAGATATCGCATCGCAGCTGCTCAGAAACACTGATATTGAC gtgATCATCGGTGGAGGCCGGAAGTACATGACCCCTAAAGGGTTTCCCGATCCGGAGTATCCCACTGACCTGAGCGCACAGGGACAGAGAAAGGACCAGCGCAACCTCATAGATGAGTGGACAGCCATGAAAGAGGGAAAG gttgccagatACGTGTGGAATAAAACGGATTTTGACGCGGTGGACCCTGAAAAGACGGATTATCTGATGG CCCTGTTTGAGCCCGGCGATTTGAGGTTTGATGCGGAGAGAGACCATCGCATGGATCCCTCCATCGCCGAGACCACCGAGAAAGCCGTTCAGATCCTGAAGAAAAACCCCAAAGGATTCTTCCTGCTGGTGGAAG GCGGCCGTATCGATCAGGGGCATCACAGCAGTCGTGCATCCATGGCGCTGCATGAGGCGGTCGCCCTTGACAACGCTGTAGCCCGAGCGCTGGAGCTGACCAATGAGGAAGAGACGTTGACCATCGTCACGGCTGACCACTCCCACGCGTTTACCTTTAACGGCTACCCGTTCAGAGGGAACAGCATTCTGG GTAAATCTCCCATCTTTGGCCTGGACTTTCTACCCTTCACGACTCTGATGTACGGAAACGGACCAGGACACAAAATCGAAAACAACAAGCGTCCGGACATCCGCAAAGTCGACACCA cCAATAAAGATTACGTTCAGCAGTCGGCTGCCCCGATGGAGTCTGAGACTCACGGCGGCGAGGACGTGGCACTGTTGGCACGTGGTCCCATGGCGCATCTATTCCAGGGGGTTTACGAACAGAGTTACATCGCACATGCCATGGCTTACGCGGCCTGTGTCGGTGCAAATCAGCAACACTGTGCTGCGACTGCTGCACCTGATGTGACCCGGCTCATAACGACTGACCCCGGGAGCTCCGCCCCAGACACGCCTCTCTGCACCATGACGACTGTGATGTTGAGCGCATTGTTGACTGTTTTATTTCAATAA